The DNA window ACTTAATTCTTTTCTGGAAGGAATGCCAGCTAATTCGGTAGACAGGATTGAAGTCATTACACAACCTGGAGCTGAATTTCCAGCAACTTCAGGGGGTGCAATCATGAATATCATTACGAATAAAAACGCTAATAAGTACCTAACAGCAACCTATTCAGGAAACTATTCTTTTAGCAATTATGGTAAATTCAGAAATAGAACCACTAATTCTTTAAATTTAAATGCCAGAAATAAATATTTCGGATGGCAATTGAATTTTGGTCAGAATTATCGTGAAAGTATGCTAAACTCGAATCAAAATGACTTATTACTAAGTAATACGGATAGGGTTGGTCGTGGCTATTTTGCAAAGTCAGGATTAACCTTCGATCTTGGTCAGGATAGATTGCTATTAAACTATGATATCTATCACAACAAAAACAGCAATTATACTGATAGTAATGGCTTTGCTGATCTCCCTTACATTCCTATAAAAGACAGTATAAGAGAAGGTTATTTTCATGCATTTGATGCTGCTTACACGAACAACTTAAGACAAGAAGCTGTTGTTACCTATCAGAAACGCTTTAGCGATAAATCCCAAAAATTAGATTTTCAATTTGGATATACTAAATCTACCAGTAAGTTTGATCAGAATAATATTTTTAGAGACATCAATTATATTAATCCTGATAAAACTATCCCAAGGTTTTCAGACGGAGTACTGCTAAACAATGAATCTGATATGAGAATAGCCAATTTCAAAGTGGACTATTCTCAGCCAATTAAAATTCTTGATGGTGGAAAGGTAAGTTTTGGAGGATTATATGAAAAACAAAACTTCGATACACAAAGCAGAGGTCTGACCAATCTGGATTACCAGAGACAGACAGCATCTACTTACTTAGAGTTTCAGGCAAAATTGAAAAAATTCGATTTTACGTTAGGATCACGTGCTGAGAACTATGACATTTCCGGAATAACGAGAGTCATTGATAGCAAAGGGGCAGTTGTTCAGAAAGACTTACTTCCTTTTAATAAGTTTAAATTGTTTCCAAACGCCAGTGTACAATATAGCCTGATGAATCAGGTTTCTATTTCGGCTAACTACAATAAGAAGATAAGCTTACCAAGTATTTCTGCGCTTAACCCAAACAACACAACATTCCAAGGGCCAAACACTCAGGTTACAGGTAACCCTAA is part of the Chryseobacterium paludis genome and encodes:
- a CDS encoding TonB-dependent receptor domain-containing protein, producing the protein MKKIILVLSFLGITVIHAQEKTNNQVKEKQIEEVVMTKTKKAVEQKADRTIFDFSEQPQLNNGNVLEGIKKLPGLVSTDIAGMMYQGKILDVYLNGRPLNITSNELNSFLEGMPANSVDRIEVITQPGAEFPATSGGAIMNIITNKNANKYLTATYSGNYSFSNYGKFRNRTTNSLNLNARNKYFGWQLNFGQNYRESMLNSNQNDLLLSNTDRVGRGYFAKSGLTFDLGQDRLLLNYDIYHNKNSNYTDSNGFADLPYIPIKDSIREGYFHAFDAAYTNNLRQEAVVTYQKRFSDKSQKLDFQFGYTKSTSKFDQNNIFRDINYINPDKTIPRFSDGVLLNNESDMRIANFKVDYSQPIKILDGGKVSFGGLYEKQNFDTQSRGLTNLDYQRQTASTYLEFQAKLKKFDFTLGSRAENYDISGITRVIDSKGAVVQKDLLPFNKFKLFPNASVQYSLMNQVSISANYNKKISLPSISALNPNNTTFQGPNTQVTGNPNLQPTIFDNYEVKLSAFDYAFIGYSVSSAKNQVAQIIRKDGKNLFNEQVNISSMRIHNFNIGLPVPFMIFSKPMSEIMKFDFNPDKINFMYIYAGYQKHEIDNLNNRGFWIFNVMTQLILPKQIKLTANYSYLTPKAGYFYFTAEKPFSNTVDITLTKKFLDNRLTVSVFANDIFNGQVMQVRSNPPNGEAVTLRTKYDTRNFGISINYKIPTKNKLAKEDPNILNSTKKEDNGGVMQQDNK